Proteins co-encoded in one Aptenodytes patagonicus chromosome 14, bAptPat1.pri.cur, whole genome shotgun sequence genomic window:
- the NCOA6 gene encoding nuclear receptor coactivator 6 isoform X3 → MVLDDLPNLKDTYASLYSSAMEDLEVDFDSGLEEDELKQEAAPEDSTIFVAFKGNIDDRDFEQKLDIILENVPGLLHMESNKLKLQKIEPWNSVRVTFNIPREAAERLRILAQNNNQQLRDLGILSVQIEGEGAINLALAQNRSQDVRINGPLGASNSVRMETGFPMQGGQGLIRVSNAAAVMMSQSGNVPSSMVASGASAELQPRTPRPSSQPGDAMDPLLSGLNIQQQNHPSGSLASQLHSMQSVPVNRQMNSANFQQLQQQTQLQTRPPQPHQQPQQGIRPSFTSPAQVPVPPGWNQLPSGALQPPPTQGALGTLTVNQGWKKAPLPGQMQQQLQARPSLATVQTPTHPPPPYPFGSQQASQAHSNFPQMSNPGQFTAPQMKSLQGGPSRVPTPLQQPHLTNKSPASSPSSFQQGSPASSPTVNQTQQQMGPRPPQSSTLPQGFQQPVSSPSRNPMVQQGNVPPNFMVMQQQNQGPQGLHPGLGGMPKRLPPGFPAGQANQNFMQGQVPSTAPGTPVNSGAPQLQTSQNVQHTGGQGSGPPQNQMQAPHGPPNMMQTNLMGLHGNLNNQQAGASGVPQVNMGNIQGQPQQGPQSQLMGMHQQIVSSQGQMVNIQAQGSLNPQNQMILSRTQLMPQGQMMVTPQNQNLGPSPQRMTPPKQMIPQQGQQMMSTHNQMMGPQGQVLLQQNSMMEQMMTTQMQGNKQPFSTQNQSNVMTGPAQLMRGPTPNMQGNMVQFTGQMMAQQGSVNGNPSQVMGIQGQVLRPTGPGPHISQQLGDTTTTNNDVNLTQMLPDVPVQQPNMVPSHMQAMQGNNNASGSHFSGHGLPFNTGFSGTPNGNQISCGQNPVFPVNKDVTLTSPLLVNLLQSDISAGHFGVNNKQNNQNANKPKKKKPPRKKKNNQQLEQTTSSEPRPAGLEESDQSSTSGEQGLNLDNSGPKLSEFASRPPGYPSQPVEQRPLQQMPPQLMPHTQQPQPQQQQPQPPPQQAQAPPQTPQQQQMMMMLMMQQDPKSVRLPVPPGVHPPRGPLNPDAQRMPMQQSGNMPVMVNLQGPGSVPPSPDKQRISLPGNPPLGNNARKMVYQDNVQNPSSSPLGEVSSASSLPEGGGAEGPPTSGAQNNLTSHLVVSQNQLMMTGPKPGPSPLSTAQGASPQQQSNSLPSTLTHHFPNVAAPSQTSRPKTPNRASPRPYYPQTPNNRPPSTEPSEISLSPERLNASIAGLFPPQINIPLPPRPNLNRGFDQQGLNPTTLKAIGQAPSNLTINNQSSFAAPQSHKLEGMVINSGKQTNTGGTKRASPSNSRRSSPGSSRKTTPSPGRQNSKAAKLSLTTQQNPSLLQNMELQRNMMAGPSSLPTPVTTSFQNNNMLSNQNPAISVPAMTGIPEDNKESLSVPQDNECQSAQGVQGNKDQPSIELKGIPTPEMKMLVPEEQSKKDGQALDTTKLPVLEESKPMVSPAMREAPTSLSQLLDNSGAPNVTIKPPGMTGLEMAPIVTTGEELKKIAVIPPLQDSSSSKEPSNSLSLPQNNEPCSNPGHQELGEINSNVAQSVPPVMQRPVSSSISGPLPPNQITVFVTSNPITSSANTSAPLPSHLQPALVSTVVTMPNVGNKVMVSEGQSAVQSNARPQFITPVFINSSSIIQVMKGSQSSAIPAAPMTSNSNLMPQSVAVVGPLHIPQNIKFSSGPAPPSTSSSSPVSSIPTSRPLVLNPLAPPIQLPSPATTSSNASSHLPAQQVKDFSPEETSSQSGGPSDQCSVTATQSGPVVSPLLTSSPGSGNRRSPVSSSKGKGKVDKIGQLLLTKACKKVTGSLEKGEEQYALDGEAEGQGLETSVPNSLGTEQSPAELDNKTVAPPAPSLIKQSTSGPGNSSVSTAAAAPASASPSVSTSTPPASVLSVVTTPTVPDLTPAAPSTNGSNHGGLPAEQTGVGVVEEKAGAHQELLQSAASSQHLTQKKSSVATSESTVQRTELETNAPVVAGQRLQ, encoded by the exons gtttaaTAAGAgtgagcaatgctgcagctgtcATGATGTCCCAGAGTGGAAATGTGCCCTCCTCTATGGTGGCAAGTGGTGCcagtgctgagctgcagccaAGAACACCTCGGCCTTCCTCACAGCCAGGTG ATGCAATGGACCCACTCTTATCTGGGCTAAATATCCAGCAGCAAAATCATCCGTCTGGATCTTTAGCTTCCCAGCTCCATTCAATGCAGTCAGTTCCTGTAAACAGGCAGATGAACTCAGCCAACTTtcagcagctacagcagcagaCGCAGTTGCAGACACGTCCTCCCCAGCCACATCAGCAGCCACAGCAGGGTATTCGACCTTCATTTACTTCACCAGCACAGGTTCCAGTTCCCCCTGGCTGGAACCAGCTTCCTTCTGGAGCACTTCAGCCTCCTCCAACCCAGGGAGCATTGGGTACATTGACAGTAAACCAGGGTTGGAAAAAGGCCCCGTTGCCTGGACAAATGCAGCAGCAACTTCAAGCAAGACCATCTCTAGCAACAGTACAAACTCCTACTCATCCTCCACCTCCATATCCTTTTGGAAGCCAGCAAGCTTCCCAGGCTCACTCAAACTTTCCCCAAATGAGCAATCCCGGCCAGTTTACTGCTCCTCAAATGAAAAGTCTTCAGGGAGGGCCCTCACGGGTTCCTACGCCACTACAACAACCCCACCTGACCAACAAgtctcctgcttcctctccctcctccttccagcaggGATCTCCTGCATCATCTCCAACAGTTAACCAGACGCAGCAGCAGATGGGACCAAGGCCTCCCCAGAGTAGCACACTTCCCCAGGGATTTCAGCAGCCTGTCAGTTCTCCTAGTCGTAATCCTATGGTGCAGCAGGGGAACGTACCCCCCAACTTCATGGTGATGCAGCAGCAAAACCAAGGTCCACAAGGTTTACACCCTGGTTTAGGAG GAATGCCCAAGCGCCTCCCGCCGGGGTTCCCTGCAGGCCAGGCTAACCAGAACTTCATGCAGGGTCAGGTGCCTTCCACAGCTCCAGGAACACCGGTGAACAGTGGAGCGCCGCAGCTGCAAACTAGCCAAAACGTGCAGCACACAG gtggccAAGGATCTGGACCTCCTCAAAATCAGATGCAAGCACCACATGGCCCACCAAATATGATGCAGACCAATCTAATGGGACTTCATGGAAATCTGAACAACCAGCAGGCTGGTGCTAGTGGGGTGCCACAAGTTAACATGGGCAACATACAGGGACAACCTCAGCAAGGACCACAGTCTCAGCTTATGGGAATGCATCAGCAAATTGTATCCTCTCAAGGACAGATGGTAAACATTCAGGCTCAGGGATCGCTGAACCCTCAAAACCAGATGATACTTTCTCGAACTCAGCTCATGCCACAAGGCCAAATGATGGTGACACCGCAAAACCAAAATCTTGGTCCTTCTCCCCAAAGGATGACCCCACCCAAACAGATGATTCCCCAGCAGGGACAACAGATGATGTCTACACACAATCAGATGATGGGACCTCAGGGCCAGGTCTTGTTGCAGCAAAACTCGATGATGGAACAGATGATGACCACTCAGATGCAAGGAAATAAACAGCCTTTTAGTACTCAAAACCAGTCCAACGTTATGACGGGGCCAGCTCAACTGATGAGAGGACCAACCCCAAACATGCAAGGAAACATGGTGCAGTTCACTGGGCAGATGATGGCACAGCAAGGCTCTGTGAATGGTAATCCTTCTCAGGTTATGGGAATTCAAGGGCAAGTTTTAAGACCCACTGGACCTGGTCCTCACATATCTCAGCAACTTGGGGATACTACTACAACAAATAATGATGTGAACTTGACACAGATGTTACCTGATGTTCCTGTGCAGCAGCCAAACATGGTGCCTTCTCATATGCAAGCAATGCAAGGAAACAACAATGCTTCAGGGAGTCATTTCTCTGGCCATGGGCTGCCTTTCAATACAGGGTTTAGTGGAACGCCAAATGGGAATCAGATTTCCTGTGGGCAGAATCCTGTTTTTCCTGTCAATAAAGATGTTACGCTCACAAGCCCTCTCTTGGTTAACCTTCTACAAAGTGATATATCAGCAGGACACTTTGGTGtgaacaacaaacaaaataatcagaatgCCAACAAGCCGAAGAAGAAGAAGCctccaaggaagaagaaaaataatcaacaaCTAGAACAAACAAC ttcttcagaACCACGTCCAGCTGGCCTGGAGGAGAGTGATCAGTCATCGACGTCTGGAGAACAAGGACTGAATTTAGATAATTCAGGCCCTAAACTTTCGGAGTTTGCAAGTAGGCCACCAG GTTACCCATCTCAGCCAGTGGAACAAAGACCACTTCAGCAGATGCCACCTCAACTCATGCCGCATAcgcagcagccgcagccgcagcagcagcagccacagccaccaCCACAGCAAGCCCAGGCACCGCCACAAAcaccgcagcagcagcagatgatgatgatgcttatGATGCAGCAGGATCCCAAATCAGTCAGGCTTCCTGTACCACCAGGAGTTCACCCACCTAGAGGGCCTCTGAATCCAGATGCTCAACGAATGCCAATGCAGCAGAGTGGTAACATGCCAGTAATGGTTAACCTCCAAGGTCCTGGATCAGTGCCTCCATCTCCTGATAAACAAAGAATTTCCTTGCCAGGCAATCCTCCTCTGGGaaataatgcaagaaaaatgGTTTATCAAGATAATGTACAGAATCCTTCCAGCTCACCCCTCGGAGAGGTTTCATCAGCATCGTCCCTTCCAGAAGGAGGTGGTGCTGAAGGCCCCCCAACATCAGGAGCTCAGAATAATTTGACGTCTCATTTAGTAGTTTCACAGAACCAATTAATGATGACGGGACCCAAACCTGGACCATCCCCACTTTCAACTGCCCAAGGTGCAAGTCCCCAGCAGCAGTCTAATTCTCTGCCTAGCACTCTTACACACCATTTTCCAAATGTTGCCGCCCCATCACAAACTTCAAGGCCTAAAACCCCAAACAGAGCAAGCCCAAGGCCATACTATCCTCAGACTCCTAATAACCGTCCACCTAGCACAGAACCGTCAGAAATTAGCTTGTCTCCAGAGAGACTCAATGCTTCTATAGCTGGTCTGTTCCCTCCCCAAATTAATATTCCTTTACCTCCCAGGCCTAATCTCAATAGAGGATTTGATCAGCAGGGTCTTAATCCCACTACTTTGAAGGCCATTGGACAAGCCCCATCAAATCTCACAATTAACAATCAGTCTAGTTTTGCTGCGCCACAGTCACACAAATTGGAAGGCATGGTCATTAattcaggaaaacaaaccaacactgGAGGAACAAAGAGAGCAAGTCCAAGCAATAGTCGAAGGTCCAGTCCTGGATCCAGTAGGAAAACTACACCAAGCCCTGGCAGACAGAATTCAAAAGCAGCTAAATTATCATTGACAACTCAGCAGAATCCATCTCTCTTGCAGAACATGGAATTACAAAGAAATATGATGGCTGGTCCCTCTTCTTTGCCAACACCTGTGACTAcaagttttcaaaataataacaTGCTAAGTAATCAGAATCCTGCCATTTCTGTACCTGCAATGACTGGCATTCCTGAAGACAATAAAGAGAGCCTTAGTGTGCCTCAAGATAATGAGTGTCAAAGTGCACAAGGTGTCCAAGGTAACAAAGACCAGCCCAGTATTGAACTAAAAGGTATCCCTActccagaaatgaaaatgttggtTCCAGAAGAACAGTCAAAAAAAGACGGGCAAGCCTTAGACACCACTAAGCTTCCAGTCTTGGAGGAAAGTAAACCCATGGTATCTCCAGCTATGAGGGAGGCACCAACTTCTTTAAGTCAACTTCTTGATAATTCTGGAGCTCCTAATGTAACCATTAAGCCCCCTGGGATGACTGGTCTTGAAATGGCACCGATAGtcaccactggtgaggagctaaAAAAGATAGCTGTCATTCCTCCACTGCAAGATTCATCCTCGAGCAAAGAGCCATCTAATTCACTTAGCTTGCCTCAAAATAATGAGCCCTGTTCAAATCCAGGGCACCAGGAACTGGGAGAAATAAACTCAAACGTTGCACAGAGTGTTCCTCCAGTAATGCAAAGGCCTGTCAGCTCTTCTATTTCAGGTCCTTTACCCCCCAACCAGATAACAGTTTTTGTAACTTCAAACCCTATTACATCTTCTGCTAATACATCAGCACCGTTGCCATCTCACTTGCAACCTGCATTAGTGTCGACTGTTGTCACAATGCCCAACGTAGGGAACAAAGTTATGGTTTCTGAGGGACAGTCAGCAGTTCAGTCTAATGCCCGGCCACAGTTTATTACACCCGTTTTTATAAACTCATCATCAATAATTCAGGTTATGAAGGGCTCTCAATCAAGTGCGATTCCAGCAGCCCCGATGACTTCTAACTCTAATCTAATGCCTCAGTCAGTCGCAGTCGTTGGTCCTTTGCATATACCGCAGAATATAAAGTTCTCCTCTGGGCCCGCTCCTCCCAGCACGTCATCCAGCAGTCCTGTTTCTAGTATTCCCACCAGCAGGCCACTGGTTCTTAATCCCTTGGCACCTCCTATTCAGCTGCCTTCTCCCGCTACAACTTCTTCCAATGCTTCTTCGCATCTTCCTGCTCAGCAAGTCAAAGACTTCAGCCCAGAGGAGACTTCTTCTCAAAGTGGTGGGCCGAGTGACCAGTGCTCTGTTACAGCAACGCAGTCTGGACCTGTTGTTTCACCTCTTCTTACGAGTAGTCCAGGATCTGGGAACAGACGCAGTCCTGTTTCATCAagtaaaggaaagggaaaagtagACAAAATTGGCCAACTCTTGCTGACTAAAGCATGCAAGAAAGTCACTGGCTCCCTTGAAAAAGGGGAAGAGCAATATGCTTTGGATGGGGAAGCAGAAGGTCAGGGACTAGAAACGTCGGTCCCAAATAGTTTGGGAACAGAGCAATCACCAGCAGAACTAGATAATAAAACCGTGGCACCTCCAGCACCCAGTCTTATAAAACAGAGCACTTCTGGGCCTGGCAATTCGAGTGTCAGCACtgcggctgctgctcctgcctccgCGTCTCCAAGCGTATCAACAAGCACTCCTCCTGCGAGCGTACTGTCGGTTGTAACCACTCCCACAGTCCCAGACCTCACACCTGCAGCACCAAGCACTAATGGTAGTAACCACGGCGGTCTACCAGCTGAGCAAACTGGGGTTGGTGTGGTGGAGGAAAAAGCAGGAGCACATCAGGAACTGCTACAAAGCGCAG CATCCTCTCAAcatttaacacagaaaaaaagttcaGTTGCAACATCAGAAAGTACTGTTCAAAGAACAG AACTTGAAACAAATGCTCCAGTAGTTGCTGGTCAAAG ACTTCAGTAA